In the Flavobacterium sp. 90 genome, GTTAAATTGTTTATTGGATATCCCTACTCTGTTAAGGCTTTTCGGGAACTGCCTCTTAATTACTTAAGCATGACGAATTTAGGAATACAAAATACAATACAAACCAGTAGTTATACCTGATTTAGATAACGTTCACTATTTATAAGAAAGATTAAAATGCATAAAAAAAGCGCCGCAATTACTTGCAGCGCTTTTTCTATTTATTTTAAAATCCGGAATAAAATTAAACTCCTAATTTTTTAGCGATTTCTGTTGGAATTCCGCCTTTGTTTACCATTAAGGCAGTAGTTTTATATTTTACGAAATTTTTGGTTACAAACAAGAAACCTTTGTAGTCGTTTGTTTCTCCCCAAGAATTTTTTACGATGTAATATTCTTTTCCGGTTTGATCTTTTGCAATACCAATAATGTGCATTCCGTGATCGTCTGTTGTTGTGTAGTTATCAAACGCAGCCTGACGCATTTCCGGAGTGATTTCTGGTTCTGCTTTTGGTCCGTTGAACATATCTGCTTTTTCTTCGGCAGTCATATCATCAAATTTCTTTGTTGGTACATAAGCAACACCATTTTTCCAGCTAAAGCTTTTTTCACTTACGTCAGTTGCCCAAGCTACAGTATATCCTTTTTTCAATGCATTGTCAATAACATCTGTCATGTCATTTACTTTTACATTGTAAACCTGATCAAGTGACCAGTTGTCCGGCACCATCAAAGTTGTTTTTTGGTAGTATGGAGAAGTTGTAAAAGATGACATTTCAACATATTCATCAGGATTGATTCCTACTACTTCTTTAGCAAAAGTTTGTGGCGTGTAGTTTTTTCCTTTGTATGTAAAGTTTTCCGGCACTTTTCCTAAATAAGAATCGATAACTGCAGCATACGCTTTTTGCCAGTTTGGAGTCAATTCACCATTTGGATTTTTTACAACAGCTGCCAAAACTGCTTCGATAAGAGCTGACATTTCGCCAAATTTATTTTTGTCAGTTCCGTAGTTTAATCCTGTATAAACTTCTCTTGGTACAGTTCCGTATTTTTTATACATATTAATTACATCGTGCAAAGCTCCACCGTCACCCAAAGTAACTGCTCCGTGCATACGAACATAATTTACACCTTTTTCTACATAAACATTTCTAGCCGAATAAATTTGTGACAATTCAACTGGTTGTTTTCCTAAACGAATCATTTCTGACTCTAAAAAAGAATTTGTAGAATAACTCCAACAAGTTCCCGAAGATCCCTGTGATTTTACAGAAGTTGTTCCCAGATTAATTTGCTCTGTAAATTTAAAAGCTTCTTTACTTTTTTCGCTTGCATTCGCTTTTAGTGAATTAACTAAAATGTCCTGTGCAAAACAGCCTGTCGCTCCAGCAAAAAAAACAGAAGCTGCAAGTACTGATTTAAATGAAAATGTACTCATAATGATTGTTTAATTATTTAATAAATTAGTAGTGGTAATTTACTTTTTGTTACAAAACAATTAAATTTTAGCTAAAAAAACTAACTTATAACCGTTAATATTTACAAAATCTTTTTATTAAGCTAACAAAACTTACAAATATGACAAAATGGTTGAGTGTTTTTGAATCAAAATCAATCGCTATTTTATTATTCCTCAATATGTATTAATTTGGTTCGCGCAATTGCAGCAAATACGACCCAGATGTACGAACTCGAAAAAGAGAAATACTTAGGCAATACCAAAAACATTTTTAACAACACGCAAGGAATTGCTGTTGTTGAAACCGAGTATAAAAGTAAGGTTTACGAAGGCTGGCATTCGCATAATAATGCACATATTACATTGTTTCTAAAAGGCGGAACAACTGAAAAACGTAAAAATTTTAGCGAAAATATTGGTCCGGGTTCTTTACTATTCTATCACAGCGACGAATTGCATTTGAATCAAAACACTCTTTTTCCGTCTAAAAATATCAATATTGAAGTTGAAGAAGATCTATTGAAAGAACTTCAAATTTCTGAAGCAATTATCGAGAAATCTATTCAAAATACTGCCCTTACCAAATTTTTGATTTTAAAAATATTTAAAGAATCTCAGATCTCTGATACTTTTTCGGGCGACACTATTAAGATGTTGTTTGCTCAAATCTCCAATTCTAATGTTCATTTAGAACGTTTTGATAAAAGTCCGTTTTGGGTAAAAAGTCTAGAAGAATTATTGAACGATTGCTGGAATGAGAATCCCAATTTGCAGGATCTTGCCACGGTTTTAAACTTAAATCCAATTACAATTTCGAAGCATTTTCCTAAATATTTTGGCTGTACTCTTGGAGAATATATGCGCCGGATTAAAATCAATCGTTCGCTTTCGCTGATTCAATCCAGCGAAGATAATTTAACCGAAATTGGTTTTCAATGTGGTTTTTCAGACCAAAGTCATTTTATCAGAACTTTTAAAAATCAAACAGGATTTTTACCCAAACAATTTCAGAAATTATAGCGAAGGCAAATTTCATTCTATTTTTTGTTTTTGATGTCGCCTAATTTTGCTTTATCATAAATGATAAAACACAATCAAAATGGAAACGCTTACTTTAAAACAAAGAACTTTTAATTCTCCTGTAACCAAAATTATTCTGGCTATACTTACTTTTATGGCAGTTGTAATTATTGGTCAACAAATTGCCGCAAAATTACTGGAATTAACCTCGCTTGATAAGGATTATCGCAATCTTCTAAAAGGGCTTTTTGTCTCGGCATCGTGCATTTTCAGTTATATTCTTTTCTTTAAAAAATACGACAAAAGAACCGTAACAGAATTAGCGACAAAAGGACTTTTCAAGAATATTACTATTGGAGTTTTAATTGGTTTTATACTGCAATCGCTTACTATTTTAGTAATGTACCTCAACGGAAATTACAGCGTTGTAAACATCAACCCAATTTCGTTTATCCTGATTCCGTTTGCGATTATGTTTACAGTTGCCATTATCGAAGAAATATTGGTACGCGGAATTATATTTAGAATTATGGAAGAAAAACTGGGAACTTATATTTCTCTGACTTTTTCTTCGATACTATTTGGAGTTTTACATTTGGCAAATCCTAACGGAACTTTGATTTCGAGCATCTGTATTACTACCGCAGGTTTTTTAATGGGCGCAGCTTTTATTTACAGTCGTAATTTATGGATGCCTATTGCATTGCATTTTGCATGGAATTTTACACAGTCGGGAATTTATGGCGCCATAACATCAGGAAACGAAAAAACGAGTAGTTTATTAACGGCAAAAATACAAGGTCCGGAATTTATAACCGGTGGAGAATTTGGTCCCGAAGGATCATTACAGGCAATTGCTTTTTGTGCCTTAGGAACTATTATATTATTGATTTTGATTCATAAAGAGAATAAAATCATTAAACCTTATTGGAAGAAATAAGAGTATCGGCCTTTATTTTTTTATATAAAAACACTTTCAAATTCCCAATAATTACGTTGGGAATTTTTTAGTTTAAAGATTTATCTTAGCCAATTGCTGCCAAAAACAACATAATACGCCCATTCTTCGGGACCTTTTGCAACGTCTACTCCCATTCTTAGCTTGAATTTTCGAGCCAATAAATATCTAAAACCGGTTCCGTAACTGTAAACTACAGGTTTAGCAAAAGCTTTATCCCAATCGTTAAAAGCACTTGCAAGACCGCCATAGCCCATCACACTCCATCTTCTATAAACGTCCCATCTTAGCTCTGCTTCTGTTACTATACTTGTTTTTCCCTGATATCTTGCTGCCGGAATTCCTCTTAGATTAATTCCCGGTAAAAGATAAAAAGGCGGATTTCCAAAGGATTGTTCCCCTTCTAATCTAAGACCTCCAATTAGTTTTTTTGCAATAGGATAATATCCAATTGCAGATAAATTTACACGCCAGGCATCATAATCACTTCCTATTGAATTATCTGACCAAAAGAAATCTGATTGCAAACGGATTCCCTTATCGGGTGTAAAAATATTATCGCGACCATCAAACTGAATTGCACCTCCTAATTGACTTACTGTACTTTTTATGTCTTTGGGTTTTATAAAAGAGGGAAGATTGGCATCTGGAATATCAATATTAGAATTCAGGAAAAGATATTGTGGTCCTGCGCTCCATTTTGCATTTCGAAACTGCTTAAGCCATTGTGTATAGAAAACCGTCGATTTAAAATTAAGTTTAAATTCTAAATCTTTTCCTGATGGTAAATTTTCATAAAACGAAAGATTCATATTACCATAACCCGCCATGACTCTGTACAAAATTCTTGGTTTTATTAAAGTGCTGGAACGAAATGCACCTACCATCCAGCTTTTATTTCCGGTATACATTCCGATTGCTCCTGTAATATCAGGATTTATAAATCGTTTTTTACCATTTTCATCGATAACCGGCGCGTGTTTTTTAAGAAAAACCGGCACAACTGCACCACCAATTCCACCCAAAGCCGGTTCTGTAATAAGCGTTGGAACCACCAAAAAACCATGCGCATAAATAATATAATCACTTAAATCGAAGGCTCCATCCAAAGAATCTTTTACACTAATATGTTGTTTTTGTCCCATCATTGTCGAGAATGATAAGATGAAGAAGAGATTTAACAGGGCAATTTTACGCAAGTGAGTTGTGCTTTTCATAGTAGAAACTGAATATTTATTTGCCAATTAATCAACTTTAGAATTTATTGCATTCTTAAAAATATCAACCAGGAAAAGCTGCAAAAAACGCCACCTAAATTTATTTTTTCTTAAAGCTAAAGACATGTGCAAGCGTCAGGAAAAATGTATTTCCCTGAAATCTATTTACGGCCTCAACCTCGCCTATCCATCTAAATCCTGCCGAAGTACTACAGCCAATATGATAATAATTAATCTCGGCTCCAATTCCTGCCACACGATCTTTGTCTGTTTCAATTGTTCCAAATATTGGAACCGGAATTTTATCATTTGTTACTTTATATTGCAAATAATAAATTAAACCGGCATTAAGTATTCCTTTTGGAGCCGTTTTTTCGGCATTCATCATATAGAATGTTCTTCCCAAACCTCCTTCAACACTCAAAATATCTCCGGTTTTAATATCAGTATCTTTCTTTTTTCCATTTAACTCATAAGCTGCTAATACAGAGAAATGAAACGTTTT is a window encoding:
- a CDS encoding type II CAAX endopeptidase family protein — encoded protein: METLTLKQRTFNSPVTKIILAILTFMAVVIIGQQIAAKLLELTSLDKDYRNLLKGLFVSASCIFSYILFFKKYDKRTVTELATKGLFKNITIGVLIGFILQSLTILVMYLNGNYSVVNINPISFILIPFAIMFTVAIIEEILVRGIIFRIMEEKLGTYISLTFSSILFGVLHLANPNGTLISSICITTAGFLMGAAFIYSRNLWMPIALHFAWNFTQSGIYGAITSGNEKTSSLLTAKIQGPEFITGGEFGPEGSLQAIAFCALGTIILLILIHKENKIIKPYWKK
- a CDS encoding BamA/TamA family outer membrane protein translates to MANKYSVSTMKSTTHLRKIALLNLFFILSFSTMMGQKQHISVKDSLDGAFDLSDYIIYAHGFLVVPTLITEPALGGIGGAVVPVFLKKHAPVIDENGKKRFINPDITGAIGMYTGNKSWMVGAFRSSTLIKPRILYRVMAGYGNMNLSFYENLPSGKDLEFKLNFKSTVFYTQWLKQFRNAKWSAGPQYLFLNSNIDIPDANLPSFIKPKDIKSTVSQLGGAIQFDGRDNIFTPDKGIRLQSDFFWSDNSIGSDYDAWRVNLSAIGYYPIAKKLIGGLRLEGEQSFGNPPFYLLPGINLRGIPAARYQGKTSIVTEAELRWDVYRRWSVMGYGGLASAFNDWDKAFAKPVVYSYGTGFRYLLARKFKLRMGVDVAKGPEEWAYYVVFGSNWLR
- a CDS encoding C1 family peptidase — protein: MSTFSFKSVLAASVFFAGATGCFAQDILVNSLKANASEKSKEAFKFTEQINLGTTSVKSQGSSGTCWSYSTNSFLESEMIRLGKQPVELSQIYSARNVYVEKGVNYVRMHGAVTLGDGGALHDVINMYKKYGTVPREVYTGLNYGTDKNKFGEMSALIEAVLAAVVKNPNGELTPNWQKAYAAVIDSYLGKVPENFTYKGKNYTPQTFAKEVVGINPDEYVEMSSFTTSPYYQKTTLMVPDNWSLDQVYNVKVNDMTDVIDNALKKGYTVAWATDVSEKSFSWKNGVAYVPTKKFDDMTAEEKADMFNGPKAEPEITPEMRQAAFDNYTTTDDHGMHIIGIAKDQTGKEYYIVKNSWGETNDYKGFLFVTKNFVKYKTTALMVNKGGIPTEIAKKLGV
- a CDS encoding response regulator transcription factor, with amino-acid sequence MYELEKEKYLGNTKNIFNNTQGIAVVETEYKSKVYEGWHSHNNAHITLFLKGGTTEKRKNFSENIGPGSLLFYHSDELHLNQNTLFPSKNINIEVEEDLLKELQISEAIIEKSIQNTALTKFLILKIFKESQISDTFSGDTIKMLFAQISNSNVHLERFDKSPFWVKSLEELLNDCWNENPNLQDLATVLNLNPITISKHFPKYFGCTLGEYMRRIKINRSLSLIQSSEDNLTEIGFQCGFSDQSHFIRTFKNQTGFLPKQFQKL